Proteins from a single region of Azospira inquinata:
- a CDS encoding multidrug effflux MFS transporter, whose product MNSEISYRLLAVLLAALSALGPFSIDTYLPSFLEIGAKLQASPWEVQQTLTAYMLPFTVMTLWHGAISDAYGRRRMILGAMVLFALASLGCALANSIQMLWLMRALQGVTAGAGLVVGRAVVRDVYQGPEAQRLMAHVAIMFALAPAVAPILGGWLHTWFGWRSVFLFMAFSALSLFVACRALLPETLPPAARQPLNAPYLLGAYKGVMSSLPFQAACLAVSCNFLGFFIYVTSAPVFLIRHLGVSETGFFWLFGPAMAGMMCGAWLSGRLAGRCSAPRLLLLAYALMGLGVAVDLGVSFLRPPGLPWSVIHLFIYNLGMALSMPTLTLLALDRFPLQRGLAASCQAFLQSGVNTLAAAALVPLLWGSVGHLALGTLAMWSLGGLFSYGFFRLSLPRLPQRE is encoded by the coding sequence TTGAACAGCGAAATTTCCTATCGCCTGCTGGCTGTCCTGTTGGCCGCCCTGTCCGCCCTGGGCCCCTTTTCCATCGACACCTACCTGCCGTCTTTCCTGGAAATCGGCGCCAAGCTCCAGGCCAGCCCCTGGGAAGTGCAGCAGACCTTGACCGCCTACATGCTGCCCTTCACCGTCATGACCCTGTGGCACGGGGCCATTTCCGACGCCTACGGGCGGCGCCGCATGATTCTGGGGGCCATGGTGCTCTTCGCCCTGGCCTCCCTGGGCTGCGCCCTGGCCAACAGTATCCAGATGCTGTGGTTGATGCGGGCCCTCCAGGGCGTCACCGCCGGCGCGGGCCTGGTGGTGGGCCGGGCCGTGGTGCGGGATGTGTACCAGGGGCCGGAAGCCCAGCGCCTGATGGCCCACGTGGCCATCATGTTCGCCCTGGCCCCCGCGGTGGCCCCCATCCTGGGGGGCTGGCTGCACACCTGGTTCGGCTGGCGCTCCGTTTTTCTCTTCATGGCCTTTTCCGCCCTGAGCCTGTTCGTTGCCTGCCGGGCCCTGCTGCCGGAAACCCTGCCCCCCGCCGCCCGCCAGCCCCTTAATGCCCCCTATCTGCTGGGAGCCTACAAAGGGGTGATGTCCTCCCTGCCCTTCCAGGCCGCCTGTCTCGCCGTATCCTGCAACTTCCTGGGCTTTTTTATCTACGTCACCTCGGCACCGGTGTTCCTCATCCGCCACCTGGGGGTCTCGGAAACCGGCTTTTTCTGGCTCTTCGGCCCGGCCATGGCAGGCATGATGTGCGGTGCCTGGCTCTCGGGCCGTCTGGCTGGCCGCTGTTCCGCCCCCCGGCTGCTGCTCCTGGCCTACGCCCTCATGGGCCTGGGGGTGGCGGTGGATCTGGGGGTGAGTTTCTTGCGCCCCCCCGGCCTGCCCTGGAGCGTCATCCACCTATTCATCTATAACCTGGGCATGGCCCTGTCCATGCCCACCCTGACCCTCCTGGCCCTGGACCGCTTTCCCCTCCAGCGGGGGCTAGCCGCCTCCTGTCAGGCCTTTCTCCAGTCCGGGGTCAATACCCTGGCGGCCGCCGCCCTGGTGCCCCTGCTCTGGGGCAGCGTCGGCCATCTGGCCCTGGGCACCCTGGCCATGTGGAGCCTGGGCGGACTCTTCAGTTACGGCTTTTTCCGCCTCTCCCTCCCCCGCCTCCCCCAAAGGGAGTGA